DNA from Aggregatimonas sangjinii:
CACATTCCCTTCCCGTCCTTCGAAATATTTCGAACCTTACCATGGCGCGAAGAAGTTTTGATGGGTCTCTTGGGCGCCGACCTTATCGGTTTTCACACTTATGACTATGAACGGCATTTTTTGAGTTCGGTAAGGCGATTGTTAGGGCTTGAGGTAAGTTTTAATGATATTTCGTTGGATGATAGGGTCATTAAGGTTGATTCCTTTCCCATGGGAATCGATTATAAAAAGTTCAGCGAGGCCGCGAAAGAACATAATAATAGCACCGAAAAGCAGAAATCAGAACTTCAAAAACGCCTCGATACGCATAAAAAATCCGCTCCCGATGCCAAGTTTTTGTTATCCATTGACCGGTTGGACTATTCGAAGGGAATTGCCAAACGTATCTATGCCTTTGAGTATTTCCTAAACAAATACCCGCAATACAAAGAAAAAGTGCGCCTGGTTTTGTTGGCCGTGCCCTCTAGGTCGAACGTGCCCCAGTATCAGTTATTGAAAAAAGAAGTCGACGAGCTGGTAGGACGCATAAACGGGGAGTTTTCGACGGTAAGCTGGACACCGATTTGGTATTTCTATAGGTCGATGCCCTTCGAAAACCTCATTGATTTGTATACCTCAAGCGATATCGCTTGGTTGACGCCTTTACGGGACGGCATGAACTTGGTTGCGAAAGAATACATCGCTACACGCGTCGATAAAACAGGAGTATTAATTTTAAGTGAAATGGCAGGTTCTGCCAATGAAATGAACGAATCCCTGTTGATCAACCCTAACAATTTTGAACAGATTTCCGATGCCCTGCATACCGCTATCAACATGCCCAAAGCTGAGCAGCAAAGACGTAATACAATTCTACAAAAGCGATTGGAACGGTATAATGTCGAAAAATGGGCCAATGACTTTATGAACTCCCTACTCGATCAAAAGAAAAAAGACCATACCTATATTTCGCGAAGGTTATCGGTTGATTTGATGAATATTGTTACTAAAGACTTTAGCCAATCGAAAAAAAGTCTTCTGTTTATCGACTATGATGGCACCTTGGCGGGCTTTCATAACGATCCTCAAAAAGCGGCACCGGACGACGCCCTGTACGAACTACTCGATAAAATCTCATCTCGGCCGGGAACTGACATGTACTTGATCAGTGGTCGTGACAAAGAAACCTTTACCAAGTGGTTTCTGCCAAAAAAGTACAATATGATCACGGAGCATGGGGTATGGATATCCCAAGGAGGGGAAGAATTCCGGATGCTTGAAAATGTCAAAAAGGATTGGATGGAAAAAATACAACCGGTTCTGGAATCGTTTGTCGACCGTACGCCCGGAAGCTTTATCGAGGAAAAAAATTACTCTCTCGCCTGGCATTATAGAAATACAGATCCCGATTTTGGTCAAAAAAGGGCAACGGAGCTCAATACCGTATTGACTAGCCTTATCGGTACCGATGACCTTAGTGTTCTCAATGGAAACAAGGTGATGGAAATCAAGAGCAGTAATGTGAACAAAGGTCGGGCTGCAATGCGTGTGTTTTCGGAGGATGATTATGACTTCGTTTTCGCCATCGGTGATGATTGGACGGATGAATTCATGTTTCAAGAATTACCCGAATCGGCGGTTACGGTAAAAGTAGGTCGGCAAAAAACACAAGCGCGATATTATGTAGACAGCATCAAGAACGTTCGCGATCTTTTAGACCGTTTTACCATTTAAGATATCGACCAAATACCGATAGGCTGTAGAATTAGTTCTACTTGCGACCAAAAACCAATACATGAAAAATATCCTAATCTTAGTACTGTCGGCCTTAGGAGCTGGTTGCTATGCCCAACCCGACACCGAGGTCTATTTGTTGGATGTAGATCGGCTAGACGGAAAAATTCGGCTGATGAATCCGCGCAATATCTCTAACAATGAAGGCTACGACAATCAGCCTTCCTTTTATGATGATTTCACCATCGTTTACTCCAGCACTAGAAACGGCCAGACCGATATTGCCCAATACGACCTAAAGACCGGCAAAACCTCCTGGCTGATCGATACGACCGTCGGCAGCGAATACTCTCCTTCGCGGATACCGAATTCGAATGCTATTTCCGCTATTCGGTTAGACACCACTGGGCATCAACGCTTATACCGCTATGCGATATCCGAGGGAAAATCCGAAGAAATCCTCAAAGACCTTAAAGTGGGCTATCACCTCTGGTACAGCCCGGATATTCTTGTGACCTCGGTTTTAGTGGACAATAGAATGGATTTAGTGATTTCCAACCTCAAAGACGGCACAAACTACACCACCCAGAAAAATGTTGGGCGAGCATTACACAAGATTCCCAATACAGAACTTGTA
Protein-coding regions in this window:
- a CDS encoding bifunctional alpha,alpha-trehalose-phosphate synthase (UDP-forming)/trehalose-phosphatase, translated to MGKTIIISNRLPVQLQINNGTITAVPSVGGLATGMKSVHSGGDSLWIGWSGLTDEQIPEELVKDIDIALAKHGSSKVCLTADEVEGFYYGFSNRTVWPLFHYFLEYSEFELDSWETYKAVNQKFADAILEKATDDDTIWVHDYQLMLVPQMVRERRPEISIGFFLHIPFPSFEIFRTLPWREEVLMGLLGADLIGFHTYDYERHFLSSVRRLLGLEVSFNDISLDDRVIKVDSFPMGIDYKKFSEAAKEHNNSTEKQKSELQKRLDTHKKSAPDAKFLLSIDRLDYSKGIAKRIYAFEYFLNKYPQYKEKVRLVLLAVPSRSNVPQYQLLKKEVDELVGRINGEFSTVSWTPIWYFYRSMPFENLIDLYTSSDIAWLTPLRDGMNLVAKEYIATRVDKTGVLILSEMAGSANEMNESLLINPNNFEQISDALHTAINMPKAEQQRRNTILQKRLERYNVEKWANDFMNSLLDQKKKDHTYISRRLSVDLMNIVTKDFSQSKKSLLFIDYDGTLAGFHNDPQKAAPDDALYELLDKISSRPGTDMYLISGRDKETFTKWFLPKKYNMITEHGVWISQGGEEFRMLENVKKDWMEKIQPVLESFVDRTPGSFIEEKNYSLAWHYRNTDPDFGQKRATELNTVLTSLIGTDDLSVLNGNKVMEIKSSNVNKGRAAMRVFSEDDYDFVFAIGDDWTDEFMFQELPESAVTVKVGRQKTQARYYVDSIKNVRDLLDRFTI